The region tacacTCATGTattctataatataaaaaaaaggaagaaaagggcaattggattttatttattcatgggCCATATATCATGCTATATCAGTTAGAATAACATGATTAACATCCAAGGAAAATTCTAGCTAGCTGGGAGGAAACAACAAGTCCACAGCGCGCAGAGGTTTAAATGTCTAATCGAAGGTTTTGTTTTATCCTAGGACAGAACTTAGTGGTGTTaatgatgcttttttttcaCTCGCATGCATGTTTACGTGGACCCAAGCATGAAGCATCCACCCACAAAGTCGTAGACTTAACGTCTGAGACAATAGTTTGTATAAACTGTTCTATTTGGATGGATATAGTTTAGTAGTGTTGGACTTATGGGCTGGATATTCACTAACAAGCCCAGGTCCAGAACACTTCAACAGAAACTTGAATTCCCAGTGCTAGTAGTTCTCGGCTATGCAAGCCATCAACAACACAGAAACTAATCTACTCGAATATGAATTTCTTTTGCAGATACTGTAATTGTGCCAATAGACTCCGGCGAGACTAATCTTCTTCGAGTGGTCAATTCTGCACTCAATCAGCCCCTTTTCTTCACTATTGCCAACCACAAGTTCACTGTCGTTGGTGCGGATGCATCCTATGTCAAACCGTTCACCACATCAGTCCTGATGCTTGGACCTGGCCAAACCACTGATGTTTTGATTTCCGGTGACCAGACACCTTCACGGTATTACATGGCAGCACGTGCCTATCAAAGCGCGCAAAATGCACCATTCGACAATACTACCACTACCGCTATTCTTGAATACAAATCTTCCGCCTGTGCTGCCAAGAATTGTTCATCAAACAAACCAATCATGCCACCGTTGCCAGCCTACAATGACACAGTCACTGTCACTACTTTCACTACTAGCTTCAAAAGTGCTGATAAAACCTTAGTCCCAACTGACATTGATGAGAGTTTATTCTTCACAATTGGTTTAGGTCTCAATCCTTGCCCATCTAATTTTAACAAGTCTAGCCGGTGTCAAGGGCCTAACGGAACCCGCTTCACTGCAAGCATGAACAACGTATCTTTTGTGCTCCCATCCAACTTCTCTCTGTTGCAAGCTCATCACCAACGCATACAAGGAGTTTTCACCACTGATTTTCCAGCAAATCCACCACGAAAATTTGATTACACTGGTAATGTGAGCCGGTCCCTCTTTCAGCCTGTTGCTGGGACTAAGCTGTACAATTTGAAATATGGTTCAAGGGTTCAGATTGTATTGCAAGACACGAGCATTGTCACACCAGAAAACCACCCAATCCATCTTCATGGATATGACTTCTACATTATCGCACAAGGATTTGGGAATTATAATCCCCGAACAGATCCATCAAAATTTAACCTTGTTGATCCACCTCTCAGAAACACAGTTGCAGTCCCTGTAAATGGATGGGCGGTCATTCGATTCGTCGCAGACAATCcaggtaaaaaaacaattctgcATTATCATACTAGGATGTCAAACTCTAACTTCAATTCAACtccaattttaaattaaatgattccaTTTTCTTTTGCATAAATAGGTGTATGGCTAATGCATTGCCACCTGGATGTCCACATCACCTGGGGTCTTGCCACGGCTTTCTTGGTAGAGAATGGAGTTGGACAATTGCAATCCATTGAGTCGCCTCCAGAAGATCTGCCTCTATGCTGAGATCAGCAATAAAAAAGTGTACCTGTTTGCTGGAATTCATAAGCCCGACAATATTATATGGGTTCTGCTAGCTGTAGTGTCTTAGTTTCGTTTTCCCCTGCATTACCTTTTGATGAAAGATGTAATTTAATGTTCTCTCTGTTTCTTAATCCCATAAACATGAGGGAtgtaattcaaaatttacttaATTTGAGGAATATTCAATTTGAGgcaaaaatctaaattatgaTTGCAAGAAGATCCCTCCAAACCATAATTATCAAACCCGGTCTAGGAGTTGGCCCGTGTtaacctgaaaaaattaaaaaattttgtttaaaattttactatttcatgtgaaaatattaagaaataatctacgtggatataaattatatatgttgtaaataatgaaattaaaaatattattttaaaaggttttttatcccacaataAAAGGATATTATTCTAGCCTTTTAagttacttattttatattgaaaaaatataacttttttcttgtaaatatagaatatatatgttaaaagactttaaatctcatattaaaaaaataaaatattattctagtatgtatatagtaaactttaaaattagttaataaccaactgaaatatatatatatatatatatatatatatatatatatatatatatatatatataaggtttttagttaaaagaaaaaatatattttaaaaaaaattcaatcaagttttgaataaaacaaaCCCGATCAAGGCTCTTAGTTGACATATCAAATCGAGTCGGGCCTCATAACTATTCTTCAAACTATTTTAATGCTTTTATTCAATCCATGTATATGGATTCCATTCATTGGCATTGGCCCGCACCTATTCATCATACCTGCCTCCTTCAACTCATTCTGTAGCCGCTGGCCTTACCCGCTGAATTATATTATATGCTCAAATGGCACGCTCAGCTACCTCATTGAAACAAGTTATCCTTTTATGAggttaagagaaaataaattaattttacaatgcATAGTTAATTATTACTTAGTCTCTACAGTTTAAAGAGACTAATAAATTAATCCCTGCTGTTTCAATTTCTGAGCAATAAATTTACCCCGGCATTCATTGCTCTCTTAAGAACTAGAGATCCCAATTGGGAATATGAAATTCAAGTTGGAGGAAGGGGACTCAGTTACGGGTGCGTCGTTGCTTTGAAAGGAAATTTAGGGGACTGTATATTTCATTGTAATGATATCATTAACGATGCAGAAGACAACAAATCAGTTGCTGTGGTGTAGTGGTTATCACGTTAGTCTTACACACTAAAGGTCCCCAGTTCGATCCTGGGCAGCAacatataggtttttttttcatttacagaCAGGAAGTTTAATTAATCGTTCCCGACAAAAGGAGTTAAGGAAGAAGAGACTTACAAAACCGAAGCTCACAGAGATTGGCTGTGAAGTTTATCGTGGGCACGAGAAAATCTCGGGTTTCTCCTTACTTTTTTGAAGTTTATCGTCGCGTAATAAAAAAGTGATGTCAATCTTTGGTTATTGATAATGAAATGTCAGTTGCTGAATACGACAATAATATTGCTGAGCAGAAGCCATATGTGAACCTTCGCACAAGTGGGATTGATTCACTGATTTTGCTTCATCACTCTTTCTGTTAGCATTGCGGCTTGTTCGTGAATATGCATAGGGTTTATGCTTCACACAGCAGCATGCCAACCACTTTAGCTTTCCCAATAGGAATGccgtcaaaaaaataatatggatcTGTATTGTGTTAGCATGTTTAGTGATGATCTGTTTCCCATAATCTTACAAGCAGGCCACCAATTATGTGATCATTTCTGAAGCATATATAACCACTGGTAGTTAAGGCCTAAGGGAGAGTGTATTTGACGCATTCCTTAGGCCTCCCCAGGCTCTTGTGCTCTGCCACAGCTAGGTTCTTTGCAGCTTGTTCGGCCTACAGAATGGGTTCATACGGTAGTGTTTTTATTCTGCGAGTTTAACCACACCATTCACAACTACCATGGAAATTGAAAAGCCAAGAAAGCAGGGTCGACCAACAAGCTATTAATGTTTCAAttataacaggaaaaaaaaaagtgatgaaaGATAAAGCACCAGAAAAACTTTGACAAGGGAGCTCTCTGTTTTTCAATCATACCCTCATTTACGAGACACTAATTGAGAATCTATTCTTAAGAAGTCAATAACTAACATTACCAAACTGTggttttttctcttccaatCTTGTTCACCTATCAAGATCTTTAACCATCCTTGTCTCTCTCAAGATATGCTTCAATTCGAAGAGATCAGACTGTTTTCAATCTTGGGAGTTCGAGATTTAAATACTTCATAAACAGCTTGTTTGGAATAATTctataatgaaatttatttcagctattgaagtttttttttttttgggaatgaGTTTTAAGATTGTGGGAATCATTTGAAGCAGTTATTCCTTTTTTTAacgttttttgttgtttttcattggcaatttaaattaaaaaaaattactttggaTGATGACaaattattaactaaaaataacagCTCAAATCAAATGACATTTAATTCAAAACACAACCCGTGATGATA is a window of Populus nigra chromosome 10, ddPopNigr1.1, whole genome shotgun sequence DNA encoding:
- the LOC133705606 gene encoding laccase-12-like gives rise to the protein MEGFDNIFAINHRLSLFFLGLLLLLASALSLANAETHNHDFVIQATPVKRLCKTQNSITVNGMFPGPTLEVNNGDTLVVNVVNKAQYNVTIHWHGVRQMRTGWADGPEFVTQCPIRPGGSYTYKFTIQGQEGTLWWHAHSSWLRATVYGALIVHPKEGSPYPFSKQPKRETAILLGEWWNANPIDVVREATRTGGAPNVSDAYTVNGQPGDLYNCSSQDTVIVPIDSGETNLLRVVNSALNQPLFFTIANHKFTVVGADASYVKPFTTSVLMLGPGQTTDVLISGDQTPSRYYMAARAYQSAQNAPFDNTTTTAILEYKSSACAAKNCSSNKPIMPPLPAYNDTVTVTTFTTSFKSADKTLVPTDIDESLFFTIGLGLNPCPSNFNKSSRCQGPNGTRFTASMNNVSFVLPSNFSLLQAHHQRIQGVFTTDFPANPPRKFDYTGNVSRSLFQPVAGTKLYNLKYGSRVQIVLQDTSIVTPENHPIHLHGYDFYIIAQGFGNYNPRTDPSKFNLVDPPLRNTVAVPVNGWAVIRFVADNPGVWLMHCHLDVHITWGLATAFLVENGVGQLQSIESPPEDLPLC